The Tubulanus polymorphus chromosome 1, tnTubPoly1.2, whole genome shotgun sequence genome contains a region encoding:
- the LOC141914677 gene encoding uncharacterized protein LOC141914677: MKLFESTRFKGEGCPLEFNLPTRLYVGHRIEIQVIPSRLFKRFSLRFESDSPDAGGKIYSPLLFYYGTEYGGRIVVRSETMTSQREVVRDQELTVIPAEPIIYSIVIEAGKFVLYVSDGVIEAEYSDESLLENIKRIKIDGDVLVLYVDLMVDEEFLKRNGDTSNFKALRPKDRAKAQMTLCCGGCCIL; this comes from the exons atgaagCTGTTTGAATCAACTCGATTCAAAGGCGAG GGTTGTCCACTGGAATTCAACCTACCTACTCGATTATATGTCGGACATAGAATTGAGATACAAGTTATACCTTCCAGACTCTTCAAGAG ATTTAGTTTACGGTTTGAATCTGATTCTCCTGATGCCGGTGGGAAGATCTACTCTCCACTCTTATTCTATTACGGTACTGAATATGGAGGACGAATAGTGGTCCGTTCTGAAACTATGACGTCACAACGCGAAGTCGTCAGAGATCAAGAATTAACCGTCATCCCCGCCGAACCGATTATATACAGTATTGTTATTGAGGCAGGAAAATTCGTG TTATACGTGTCAGATGGTGTAATAGAAGCCGAATATAGCGATGAATCTCtacttgaaaatatcaaacgtaTAAAAATAGACGGAGACGTGTTAGTGTTATACGTAGATTTAATGGTAGACGAAGAATTTCTAAAGAGAAACGG GGATACCAGTAATTTCAAAGCGTTACGACCGAAGGATAGAGCCAAAGCCCAGATGACTCTCTGCTGTGGAGGCTGTTGTATACTATAG